From the Eschrichtius robustus isolate mEscRob2 chromosome 3, mEscRob2.pri, whole genome shotgun sequence genome, the window GGATGGGGGAACTGTTACTTTTCATAATAAATCTTTGAGAAGTGTTTGCTTCTTTAATCTATGTACATCTATCACTTTTATTAAAAGTaaagctagggaattccctggtgtcgCAATGGATAGgcctctgcactcccaatgcagggggcccaggttcgatccctggtcagggaactagatcccacatgcatggtgcaactaagagttcacatgccacaactaaggagcctgcatgctgcagctaaggagctggcaagcctcAACTAAGGGGCTGGCAAGCCAcgactaaggagcccgtgagccacaactaaggagcctgcctgctgcaactaagacctggtgcaaccaaataaataaataaatatttaaaaaaaaaaagtaaacctaggacttccctggcggtccagtggttgacactccatgcttccactacgGAGGCTGCAGGTTTGgtctctggtcggggagctgggatcccacatgctgcacagtgcagccaaaaaaaaaaaagtaaagctaaataaaatgaaattttaaaagttgtgtGTGGCAGGACCTGGGGTTCCCACAGAAATATGCTAGAGGTGAAGTTAGAGGGATGGGCAAGAGCTGTATTACGACAGGCTTTTGAATACCTGCTGCTAAAGTGCTTAGATTTTATTCTCTAAGAGCAGTGCAAAGCCCGAAAAGGTTCTTGAGCAAGGGAGGGACAAGTTCACACTTGTGCTTGGGGAAGACAACTCAGTGCATCTGAGCTAGAAGGGACCCTAGAGATTACCCAGTAAGTCAAACTTACTCCCAGTGCAGACAAGGAGACTGGTGTATAGTGGAGGGAAGCCCCGAATCCCCAGCCAGTGAGATTCTGACCCTTTGAAGCTCTAGCCAACCCTTCCCTCCCACAGCAGCTGCTACCAACAGCCTGAAGAAGGACCAGGTTAGCGCCTTCTTTACCCCCCCAGCTCCTGCCTCATTTTGGCCCAGTCTACTTCCCAATTAACACTTGGCCGCCTATCAGGCTACTCTTTGGATGACTGCTTCTAAGTCTTACTGGTGAATCTGGACTGGTTCAATAGTTAATACCCTATCTGTGAAGTTCAAATCTCAGTAGGATTGGATTTTAATACTTAACACTTACCGAGATtttactctgtaccaggcacagTGCTCAGTGCCTAAAAGACAACATCACAAAATTCTCTCAGCCACCCTGTGCAGTGAGTGACCTAACCCTATTTCACAAACAAGGAAACCCAGGCTCAAAGAAGGTAAGAAAGTTGCCCACAGTCATATAGCTAATCAGTTGTAGAGCTGAGATTTTAAACAGCAGTCTCTCTGCTTCTAAAGCCTATACTCCAAACCATTCTATTTCCATGCTTCTTGAAAGTGAAGCATAGTTGGTTAGATCACAAGGTAGAGGCCTCTAGAAACATTGGGGAAACCTGTGGCCCAGAACCTGGAACTGATTCCTTCTCCCACTCCCCTAGGCTTACCTGCGAGCCATCGACGTGAAGATCCTACAGCAGCTGGTGACCTTGAACGAGGGCATTGAGGCAGTGCGCTGGCTGTTGGAGGAGCGGGGGACGTTGACCAGCCACTGCAGCAGCCTCACCAGCAGCCAATATAGCCTGACAGGCGGGAGCCCAGGCCGTTCAAGGCGAGGCAGCTGGGACAGCCTGCCAGACACCAGCTCCACTGACCGGCTGGACAGTGTCTCCATTGGCAGCTTCCTGGACACAGTGGCCCCCAGCGAGCTGGATGAACAGGGCCCCCCCGGGGCTCCCCGTCCCGAGATGGACTGGGCAAAGGCTATACCCGGTGGGGAGAGGGCCAGGACTGAGGTGGACCTGACAGCCACCAGGCTAGGAAGCTTGAGGGCTGTGTGGAAGCCCCCAGGGGAGGGGCTCCAAGGTGGACCTTCTGAGCCACCAGAGGATGAGAGTACCAAGCTGGGCTTTGAGACCCACTGGTACTGGGGCCAGTGCCAGGATGATGTGACCTTCCTGTAACAACTCTTCCACCCTTTTGTTCTCCTATGGCTCTTTCATCGCTAGGCCCTGGTCTCCCTCAAATTTATTCTCCCTCAATCTGGGATTAGGAAGAGGCTGCATTGAGATCAGTTACCATGGAAACCTGGCCTCACCATCTCTCTGGTCCCTGGGGAGGCTCTGCCTTTATCCTTCAATTATTGGGTCCCTAGAGCTATTTTCATGGATACATTGACTCTAGAGGCTTGACCTGTGGCTCCAGGTGTGATGGTAtctcttcccctttcctcccaACTGGGATTTGATGGTTTAGCATCCCTGCGAGATCACTGATGAAGAGATGGGGGTATAATTGCCTCACCCAACATCTAGGAGCCTTGGCTCCCCTCTTGGCCAGGATGGAGGATTGTGGAGGGACATGGACATTCAAGGCCAACCCTCTATGGATTGGCCCTCCCAGAAGCCTTTGGGGTTGGTAGAGCCACCCCTTCCTGCCTGGTGAGTGATGTCATTTCCTGCCAGGATGGATTAGCCTTTCCTCTGTACCAGTCTTTTAGTGATGATAGGTCAGTATAGGGGTGTCTGAGCCCCTGCTGCTAAGTGAGACCATATCACTTATTCTCCCTACCATTACTTCTTGTGAATGGGAACATACCACCCTCCTCGCAGGAAAGTTTCTCAGTCAGATGTTTGTACTTCTTCTCAGAGAGGTTCTTAGTATTTAAACAGGGAGTTCTCATTTTATCCTAGGGATTCTCACTTCCTCTCTGACCACACGCCTGTCTGCTGCCAGCATTCCTATATCTGTGCTTTTAGGGAGGAAACTGGCAGGAGCCTCCAACTACAGCTCTCAAAAGTCTGTTTGGCCTGCCCTGCCACAGTCCCCTGTCTTACTCTGTCCCTGGGTTGCCCCCATTCTTGTATTCTGGCTCCAAATCTGTCTGTCAGGAGGTTCAGCCTTTGTGTTTCCACACCTTCTCGGTTTCCACTTTGGGCCTCATACCTTTTATATGCAGATGAGTCCCTCAGCCTTCTCTCTCCAAGGCTGATGGGAGCCAGAGGGAGGAGAAGCTTGGGGTGTACCAGAATCTCCGAAAGGGGGAGGTATCTTCTCAGATCCTGTGattcccctgcccccatcctgccCCAGACCTTCCACCATTGGTTACTAGGATGCCTGCCTGAGGCCAGGACACAACGAATCCCCTTGTCTGGGTTACAATGGGGGGTGTGGCAGAGAAAGACAGAGGCTCTTTGGTCCTAGGGCCCACATCCTGGGAGGGGGGAGAGTAGGAGGGAAAGgctgctttccttcctcccttagAGCAAGCTTTAGACTCCCGGGACCTGCAGAGGGAGCAGGGCACTGGCTCTGGGCCTGGGTCCCAGGGCCCTAGTGAATTACACCAAAGGAGGGACTCAGGGAACCTGCCAACCTGGGGCTCAGGGAGGAGACAGGCCCAGAGAGAGGGTGGGGACAAAGGCTGTGGCTGATGTCAGAGTATGAATTATTGGAGATTAACTCTTTGAACCCCAGGTAACTGCCCCTATGTTGGTCCCTGTCTTTCCTGGGCCCTGAAACTAGATTATTGGAaggcaaaaaggagaaaaaaggatgTCAGGTAATCCTTGCCTATTTGCTGTGCCCTCGTGAGTTGGAGGAGTCTTCCTCAAATCCTGGAATAACTCCTGCAGTTTCTCTACTTTTCATTCTATGCTGAGGAAGGGACGGAAGCCAAGTTGATTATCTCCAGTTCCCCTAAACTCCTCAAGTCTGGTTCTGcaaccccccaccccaatccTTTTGGGGCAATacatttcctcctctcctctcaaaGTGATTGAAATCTCTAAAGAATATCCGTTAAGTCTCTTCTTTGCTGCCCACCAGCCCTCTCCTTACCCCTCTGGGTCTTGGGGCTCCTGAGCTCCCCTCAGGCTGGGAATTCAAATATCCTTTCCCAATACCCTGACTCTGTTGCCATTTTGTGGTGACTTATGGGTAACTACCTTTCCACGTGGAACCCTTGTATTCCTTTTCGAAGCTTTCTTATTCATTTAATCTACAAACTTCTGAGCTGAAGAGGTTGTCCGCCCTCTTGTGACCATTATGCACCATTGCTGGAATAGCTGGGTGAAACCTTCAGGCTCAAATATAACCTTAAAGAAGACCAGCCCTCTCATTGCACAGACAGGTTAGAGAGACAGGCCTACAGAAGGCAGAGACTTGACCAGTGTCACCCATGGTAAATCTGTGACAACGCTCAGGTTAAAGAACCCAGATCGCCTGCCTGCCAGCCTGTCCACCCACAATTCCATCACTTGACCAGACtgtttccccaccccaccctgtcaCCACCCAAGCCCAAAGGATCTGAAAGCaattttctccctgttttaaTAGGTTCTTACCCCACCCTAGAGAGGCAGCTCGGTATTTAGAGAAAGAGCCACAGGCTCTGAGGAAAGAGACCCTGGACCAGGACTGGGTAAAGGGTGCATTAATATGGACCACAGATATAAGGAAGATCAATCTTGGACCAACTATTTTTCTGGGAAGGTAGGGCGAGTAGGCCCAGACATCATGGGGGCAGAACTCAACATTCCAGACCTGGACGTGAGAAGCAGGGGATAGCGGTGGGAGATGAGAGAGAAATCCAGTTGGGTCTTGTGGAGTCGGGGAGCTCCAAAGTCAGGGGATTACAGCTCAGCTGGACTGGCATCTGAGGGTATTGAGGGGTTGCAGAGGTGGGTGAGTGGGGCTGCCTGGGAACTCCAGGTAGCCTAGACATCCCGTCTCAATACCTTAAACTCCATTTCACTACTAGAGAAGCCCAGGAACCCTGGTAAGCACACATTCTTGGTCCCTCCTACCTGCCTCTGGACTGACTTTAAGGCTTAGCTCTCCTGTTAGTTTAGACCTTTCCGGGTTATGAGGAGGACCTGTTTAGGAGCTCAAAGAAGAAAAGGGTgaaaagggagagagatgcagagaGACAAAAGAGAATGGGATGAAAACGGAGGCTTGAAGATATGATCAGAGGGAGCATATTATCCTCCAAGTGGGCTGGGGACTTGTCAGGGCTCGGGGTAAAGGCAGAGATGACAGAGCTCTTGGCAGCTGCAGAAACAGTGCCTGGGAGTATAAGGGGTGGTGCTGGCTGGGACTAGTCCACCAAGGAGACGAGACCATGTGAATGGGCAAGTGTAAGAGCCTGCATTTAGGATGGGGTGGTGAACTTGAGCACTGGACTGACTGGAAGCTCAGTGGCAGCTTAGGTGAGAAATGCTTGGATCTTGCATTGGATGCAGGCTCACTCTGTGCATGGTGCCAGGCACATACTGGATGTTCAGTGACACCTGTTGAATGGAGGAATGAATGTAAACCCACGAAGAGATGTGACTTATAGTTTAAAAAGTGGTTAATTAGGTAGTAATAGGTAATTtaaagtattattccatttaattcTTAGCAACACTGTAAACAATGCATTATTAACAGATCATAAGTGAACTACGGTAGGAACCTACGTCAGTCTGACTGCAGGGGCTTCCAGGAAGTCTTCTCTGATTCCCCACTCCCCTCTCTCACAGACCTTACGCTTCTAGGAGAACAGGTTATGCTGCCCAGCAGCAGGGCCACTGTAcatgtttcctattgctgctgtgaca encodes:
- the LURAP1 gene encoding leucine rich adaptor protein 1; protein product: MEGTAESQTPDLRDVEGKVGRKTPEGLLRGLRGEWETGTSGALLLPGAPSTGHSLGDKIMALRMELAYLRAIDVKILQQLVTLNEGIEAVRWLLEERGTLTSHCSSLTSSQYSLTGGSPGRSRRGSWDSLPDTSSTDRLDSVSIGSFLDTVAPSELDEQGPPGAPRPEMDWAKAIPGGERARTEVDLTATRLGSLRAVWKPPGEGLQGGPSEPPEDESTKLGFETHWYWGQCQDDVTFL